In Herpetosiphonaceae bacterium, a single genomic region encodes these proteins:
- a CDS encoding cation-transporting P-type ATPase translates to MAITESSVDELTTKWQAIPATSIATLMPEQALAELKTERHGLTTHEATIRLAALGTNDLTIRRGWRSIFGVFAIVVRPLLLPLWIAAFIAFGIDRMYMGQALLVIAALNTIVAAIQERKVERAAAALHDILPAFARVLRDGREQNIMASMLVPGDILLLRPNDSIPADARLIEAHDLHTVDTVLSTEESVVHRIVDAVFDDDHVTEQLPNVVYAGGRVVSGHGTAVVFATGTNTAFGKIAALTQRAQEEPSPLLWAFAHLGNVVLGVGLISALLGFLYVYNQLRLTIEESLTIAVLFLTAAVPTGLMPGITLALIEGARRLQKHKAIFRRLSNVETLGATTVICADKTGTLTQNEMTVREVWTADGPIVVTGVGYLPQGQFIAEHRPLDTANAARHIGALLRGAVLTSTARLLPPDTLRPHWHILGDPTEASLIVAAAKAHIKAADVYEQIPQIAVLNSDRDTALDGVIVQEHSQTFAYVKGTPRELLARCTALATMNGERPLTDRDRQAIKKVLHRHQRDAMRTVAFARRALTSADPRATRIDDVAHDLVLLGMMAVVDPPRQEVAEAIEACHNAHIRTIMLTGDDMISSTSIARRCTMVRSTRSTVLSGPEIDAMNQATLKERLRHGDMVLARLTPEHKVRVVQALEELGEVVLVTGGAASDVPALKAAYTGIAMGASGSAAACQAADLVLLDDNFATIAEAIAEGRAVEQRVRRLVALNLATTVAKIVALIAALVFGLPLLLTVGQQLLIDLLAGLLPGLAIGAGRPDPRLMLRSPRPTGRPLLARKVYLLGYGWFGGLTATLALLTSIFYVVQVHGQYNLRDLIVSNLLAYEARIADEAGRHGLVATSLYVVMSVAALLGAALIRRSAAPNDRRPLLLLLGLVGLSFGILVVCIIWPTVHAYIALTTIPTWGWGVALAGTVLVAGLEFVRQRLDPIFKPQPTIAAQQPLGNIPSAKS, encoded by the coding sequence ATGGCTATTACAGAGTCATCAGTCGATGAATTAACCACGAAGTGGCAAGCCATTCCAGCCACGTCGATCGCCACACTGATGCCAGAGCAAGCGCTAGCCGAACTCAAGACCGAGCGCCACGGGCTGACAACTCACGAGGCGACGATCCGGCTTGCCGCGCTCGGAACGAACGATCTCACGATCCGGCGCGGCTGGCGCAGCATCTTCGGCGTGTTCGCGATTGTCGTCCGGCCTCTGCTGCTGCCGCTGTGGATCGCCGCGTTTATCGCCTTCGGCATCGACCGCATGTACATGGGACAGGCGCTCCTCGTGATCGCCGCGCTCAACACGATCGTCGCCGCGATTCAAGAGCGCAAGGTCGAGCGGGCGGCGGCGGCGCTGCACGACATCCTGCCTGCGTTCGCGCGGGTGCTGCGCGACGGGCGTGAGCAGAATATTATGGCGTCGATGCTGGTGCCGGGCGATATCCTGCTGCTGCGACCGAATGATAGCATTCCCGCCGACGCGCGGCTGATCGAGGCGCACGATTTGCATACCGTCGATACCGTGCTCAGCACAGAAGAGTCGGTGGTTCATCGCATCGTCGATGCAGTCTTTGACGACGACCATGTGACCGAGCAGTTGCCAAACGTGGTCTATGCCGGCGGGCGGGTCGTGAGCGGCCACGGCACGGCAGTGGTCTTTGCGACGGGCACGAACACCGCCTTCGGCAAGATCGCCGCGCTCACCCAGCGCGCCCAGGAGGAGCCTAGCCCGCTGCTGTGGGCCTTTGCTCATCTAGGCAACGTCGTGCTCGGCGTCGGCCTCATCAGCGCGCTGCTTGGCTTTCTTTATGTGTATAACCAGCTCAGGCTGACCATCGAAGAGAGCCTGACGATCGCTGTGCTCTTCCTCACCGCCGCCGTGCCCACGGGCCTGATGCCCGGAATTACCCTGGCGCTGATCGAGGGCGCGCGACGACTCCAGAAGCATAAGGCTATTTTTCGCCGCCTATCGAACGTCGAAACCCTGGGCGCGACCACGGTGATCTGCGCCGATAAGACCGGCACGCTGACGCAAAACGAGATGACCGTGCGCGAAGTCTGGACCGCCGACGGGCCGATCGTCGTCACGGGGGTGGGCTACCTGCCGCAGGGCCAGTTCATCGCCGAGCATCGCCCGCTCGACACGGCCAACGCCGCGCGGCACATCGGCGCGCTGCTGCGCGGAGCGGTGCTGACCAGCACGGCGCGACTCTTGCCGCCCGATACGCTGCGCCCGCACTGGCATATCCTGGGCGATCCTACCGAGGCCTCGCTGATCGTCGCGGCGGCGAAAGCCCACATCAAAGCCGCGGATGTGTATGAGCAGATCCCACAGATTGCCGTCTTGAACAGCGATCGAGACACCGCCCTGGACGGCGTGATCGTGCAGGAGCACAGCCAGACGTTCGCCTATGTCAAAGGCACGCCGCGCGAGCTACTGGCGCGCTGTACCGCGCTCGCCACGATGAACGGCGAGCGTCCGCTCACCGATCGCGATCGGCAGGCGATCAAAAAAGTGCTCCACCGCCATCAGCGCGACGCCATGCGGACGGTCGCGTTTGCCCGCCGCGCGCTGACGAGCGCAGACCCACGTGCGACGCGGATCGACGATGTGGCCCACGATCTGGTGCTGCTGGGCATGATGGCGGTGGTCGATCCGCCCCGGCAGGAGGTAGCCGAGGCGATCGAAGCCTGTCACAACGCCCATATTCGCACGATCATGCTCACCGGCGACGATATGATTAGCTCAACCTCGATCGCGCGACGCTGCACGATGGTTCGGAGCACACGCTCGACGGTGCTGAGCGGCCCCGAAATCGACGCCATGAATCAGGCGACGCTCAAAGAGCGGCTGCGGCATGGCGATATGGTGCTGGCGCGTCTCACACCTGAGCACAAAGTGCGCGTCGTGCAGGCGCTGGAGGAGCTGGGCGAGGTGGTGCTCGTCACCGGCGGCGCGGCCAGCGACGTGCCCGCGCTCAAAGCGGCCTACACTGGCATCGCCATGGGAGCTTCGGGCAGCGCCGCCGCCTGCCAGGCCGCCGATCTGGTGCTGCTCGACGACAACTTCGCGACGATCGCGGAGGCCATCGCCGAAGGCCGCGCGGTCGAGCAGCGGGTTCGACGACTGGTTGCGCTCAATCTTGCCACGACGGTTGCGAAGATCGTCGCGCTGATCGCGGCGCTGGTGTTTGGCCTGCCGCTGCTGCTGACGGTGGGCCAGCAGCTCTTGATCGATCTGCTGGCGGGGCTGCTGCCGGGCCTGGCGATCGGCGCCGGTCGGCCAGATCCACGGCTGATGTTGCGATCGCCGCGACCCACGGGACGACCGCTGCTGGCGCGAAAAGTCTATCTGCTGGGCTATGGCTGGTTCGGCGGCCTCACAGCGACTCTGGCGCTCCTAACGAGCATCTTTTATGTTGTTCAGGTCCACGGCCAGTACAACCTCAGGGATCTGATCGTCAGCAACCTGCTAGCGTACGAGGCGCGTATCGCCGACGAAGCGGGGCGGCATGGCCTCGTCGCGACCAGCCTGTACGTCGTGATGAGCGTCGCCGCTCTGCTGGGCGCGGCTCTGATCCGGCGCTCGGCAGCGCCCAACGACCGCCGTCCGCTCCTGCTGCTGCTGGGACTGGTCGGGCTGTCGTTCGGCATCCTGGTCGTGTGTATCATCTGGCCGACGGTCCACGCCTACATTGCCTTAACCACGATCCCCACATGGGGCTGGGGCGTGGCGCTTGCCGGAACCGTGCTTGTCGCGGGCCTGGAGTTCGTTCGTCAGCGCCTTGATCCGATCTTCAAGCCACAGCCGACTATCGCGGCGCAGCAGCCGCTCGGCAATATTCCTTCGGCGAAGAGCTAA
- a CDS encoding TrkA family potassium uptake protein: MQSIIVGCGRVGVLLAHLLEQDGHQVTVVDKNPTAFRKLGSGFRGRTVPGIGFDRDVLREAGIERADAFAAVTSGDNSNFIAATVARDTFRVPIVVARIYDPQREQIYRRLGIRTISSTSWGAHKIKRMLLNSDLHGTQELGNGEVQVMQARVSALVAGRPVRDLLYSGSINVFAVVRGGRAFVPTQGTTLQEGDIIHMSVAADAVDKIETLIR, translated from the coding sequence ATGCAATCGATAATTGTTGGATGCGGTCGCGTCGGCGTGCTGCTGGCGCATCTGTTGGAGCAAGACGGGCATCAGGTGACGGTCGTCGATAAAAATCCAACGGCCTTCCGCAAGCTCGGCAGCGGCTTTCGGGGACGCACCGTTCCCGGCATCGGCTTCGATCGCGATGTGTTGCGTGAGGCCGGCATCGAGCGCGCGGATGCCTTCGCCGCCGTCACCAGCGGCGACAACTCCAACTTCATCGCGGCAACCGTGGCGCGTGACACGTTTCGAGTGCCGATCGTCGTGGCGCGGATCTACGATCCGCAGCGCGAGCAGATCTACCGGCGGCTTGGCATCCGCACCATCAGCTCAACCTCCTGGGGCGCGCATAAAATCAAGCGCATGCTGCTCAACAGCGATCTGCATGGGACGCAAGAGCTGGGCAATGGCGAGGTGCAGGTGATGCAGGCGCGCGTCTCCGCCCTGGTAGCCGGGCGTCCCGTGCGTGATCTGCTCTACAGCGGCTCGATCAACGTCTTTGCGGTCGTGCGCGGCGGACGAGCGTTCGTGCCGACGCAGGGCACGACCCTTCAGGAGGGCGACATCATCCACATGAGCGTCGCCGCCGATGCAGTGGATAAGATCGAGACACTGATCCGCTGA